Within Leptospira noumeaensis, the genomic segment AAAGATAGGGCAAAGGGTAACAAACTTTCTACATAAAAAACAAGGGCCGCTCCAAATAACCCGCCGATAGGTTCTACAAATCCTGAGAGTTGTCCATACCAAAAACTTTTCCGTGTCGAAAAACCCTCCCTTAACAAAGGAATGGATACAGCAGCACCTTCGGGAATATTTTGGATTCCAATCCCGAAAGCAACTACAACCGCAGCCATAAGGGCCTCGTATGTAAATCCATCACCAAGCGCGCCAAAGGCGACGCCTACTGCCAAACCTTCTGGTATATTGTGTAAGGTAATTGCAAGAATAAGAAGCAAACTCCTTTGGAAAGAAGACCTTCCCCCCTCCAACCGATTTTCTTCCAAACCTACATGGAGGTGTGGAAGGAGTTTATGTAAAAAATATAAAGACAAACCACCAGATAAAAACCCAAGACTCACATGAAACCAAGCAGGATTACCAGCTTGTTCTGAAAGTTCAATCGATGGCAAAAGGAGAGACCAAAAACTGGCGGCAATCATAACCCCAGATGCAAACCCCAGCATTGCATTGAAGACAGGCCTTGGCACTGTTCGAAAGAAAAAAACAAACCCCGCACCAAAGGCTGTACAAAACCAAGTGAACCCAGTGGCAAGAAGTGCCAATACCACTGGATGGAGTGATAAAATAAAATCTAACATCTATTTGGCTGGCATCATTCCCACAAATAAAGAACTCATTTCTTTGGCACGCCAAAGTCCATCGGAATCTTTTTCCACAGTCACTGGTCGGAAACTAGATGCACCCCGAGTGGCAACAAAAAGTTTAATTCTTCCCGTGGATTCTTCACCAGAATAAGGATTTGTATAGGTTTCGACTGTCAAAGGCAAACTAGGAGTGTATCCATTGGAAGGTTCTGCTCCTTTCCAATAACCATTGGATAACATTTTGTATTTATCCAATTGACCAAGAAGAAATTTATCACCATTCCCCAAATCCATTCCATCAACGGCAGAAGGTTTGTTGGACTTTTGCCGATTTTTCGAAACTACCGAAAGGGTAATTGTTTTTGTACCTAAGTCTTGGTTTTTTCCATAGAGAGAAATGGCAAGTACAAGCATGGCAGCAGCACCTTCTGGCGTAGTTGCAATCGATGATTGTGAAGATTTGAATTCTTCAATTGTAGTTGGTTCTGAAGGAAGGACAACCACATTACGAGGAGTTAGGTTCTGAGCGAAGGCCTGACTAGCCGCAAACAGAAAGAGAATGGTTAGAATAAGGGTTTTTTTCATAATCTAAAAATGTAGGGAATTTTCGGATATTAATCAATTTATTTTCGGTTGTACAACCAAAAAAATGCTGACTGGAAACCAACAGCAATAAATATGCGTTAGCAGATCATAAGCTAACAAAGGGTTAAATGAAAAATATAACTATTAAAATCGCTACCACTCTAAGTGTTTTTTTTCTAATATTTAATTGTGGGGAACAAAAATCAAAAGAAGAATCTGACATGCTCCTACCTTTACTTGCACTTTCTTCAGGTGGTGGCAAAGGTGTTGATGAAAGATGTTTCTCTGACAATGAATGCGCAAATGGTTTATTTTGCGGAGATGCATATAACTTACATACTCCATTTACATACAATCTTTGTACGACTGTTCCCACTATTTCTGGAATTATTACAGGAAATGGAACAGGGCTAAATGCAAATCTCATTAGTGCCTCACCGGTAGCAGATTTCTCATTAACTATCAATACCCCCGGAACATATACATTCTTAGCCACCGTCGGAAGTATCCCAACAAATAATCCGAAACCAGAAATCAGTATTTTTCCTGACTCAGGAAAAAATGCAATTCTGCCTAAAATACGGAATGCATCATATAATTTCCAAGTACGCACCTTCACTTTCACAAATGTAGGTAACTATCGTGTCCGTGTTGCTGGATATTATCAATCTGGTTATTTTGGTGGTGGAGTTCGACTTTTCGGTTCTAACACTTCCGTAAGTGGCGGAGGCAGTTGTACCCATTCCGCTGGTGGCAGTCGTTGTGATGACTTCGCGGTGAATCATCTTTTTAATGCGGCATATTGTACAACTTCTGTCAGCTCAGGAACATACAGTGCAAGTTCTTGTGCAACCCAGAACGGCGCAAAGGTTTATCGGGGAGCCTGTACTATGGGTATGGGCTGATCACTCGAAACTACTATGATACGGTTACGGATTCTCAAATCAATTCCGACTGCACTAATTATAACGGAATTCGTTTATAGTTTCTGCCTCAGTATGAAGTTTCCTATTGGGAGGGTTCATACTGTCCAGGGGAAATCCTAACTGTATTCTAATTCAAATCATTTTTTTTTCTTTACCAAGCGGCAAGAATCCTTAATATCTCTGTATGAAAAAAATTTCCTTTTTTTTACTAATACTCGCCCCCTTCTTCATCACCGCACAAACATTAAAGGATGCCAAAGAATTCCAAGCACTCTCTAAAAAAATGTGTGCAAAAACTTCTGAGTGTATGAAAGAAAAACTGAAAGACCTTCCCGCGGACCAAAGGAAGATGATCGAATCTCAGTTTGTGAATGGGAACGTTTGTGAATCTCGTTACAAAAACTATGTTGTCGAAGGTCAGAAACCGGCGAGTGACAAACCAACAAAAAAACTCACCAAAGAAGATTTGGAAGATATGAAAAAATGTGCCAGAGACATGGCAGCATTTTCTTGTGCAGATTTAGAAGAAGGAAAAGTTCCTGAGTCTTGTGAAAAATTCCAAGAAGAAAACTAAGCTCACCTTTTAATTTTCCATCCAATACGGGCTAATCTCACTTAGTCCGTGTTTTCCAGATAATTTCAAAAGGAGTCGGTCCATGCCAATGGAGATTCCGGCACAGTCTGGAAATCCACTTCCTAAAGACAAAAGAAAATCTTCATCCATTGGAAACACTTCTTTTCCTAATTTGGCACGTAACTCTTGTTCTTCTAGAAAACGTTTCCTCTGTTCTTCCACATCACTTAGTTCATAAAAAGCATTCGCAAGTTCTAGTCCGTCCCAATAAATCTCAAACCGTTTGGCCACTCCATCTACAATTTTAGCAAGTGCGGCACATTCTGGCGGATAATCGTATAAAAAAACAATACCTTCACCTAATTTTGGTTCTACTAGATTTAAAAAAACCAAAAAGAAAAGATCTTCATACTGCCAATGGGTCAGTTCGGAAACCGGGGACGAAGTTAGTTTTTTGGTAATAATGGTTTGTAACAAATCTTCCTTCGAAAATCCATGTCCGACATTTTGTTGGAAAACCTCTTCTACGGAAAGATGACGAATCCATTGGGGTTTATTTATGTTTTTCTTATCTTCTTCTTTTCCAAATGTATAAACCAACTCACGAAGGAATTTTTCTATAAAATGTCTGAGAACTACATCATCCATTCCTTTGGCATACAGTTCTAACATCAGAAATTCTTTTGAATGGAACCCACTTCCCATCTCACCCGACCGGAACGTATGAGCCAGTTCAAAGATACGATCCAAACCCTTTGCCATCATTTGTTTCAAACTGTATTCGGGAGAGGTGATGAGGTATCCTTTCTCACGCCCACTCGGCGAACGCACTTCAAAAGGATCAAGGTATGGTTCCATCCCCACGATGGGCTTGAGTGTAGGAGTATCTACCTCCAAAAATTCATTTCGAAATAAAATTTCACGAACCATCTTAAAAACTTGAGATCGAAAAATAACTGTATCTTTTGAGAGAGAAATCATACCCTTACCTCCAATGGCAAAAAAAACAAAATACCTCACCGTGCGCGAAGTTCAAAATGCGTATGAAATTGTCATTTTGTCCAAGACGGTACATGCAGAACTAGAAGAAGAAATGGATTCAGTGATGCATATGTTGTTTTTCCAAACAAGATCTCATATCCAAATGGATCTTTCTAACCTTCCCTATCTTCCTTTGAGCCTACTTACAAAACTACTGAACATGGCCAGGGATCTTCGTCTGAAAAAAAGAGTCCTTGTCCTACTTGGTCTCCCACTCTCTGGTTATATCTATTTAAAACGATTTGGACTGATTCGACTTGTTTTCCCAAGTGACGCTATCCTTAGGGAGTCTCATCGAGTTCCCAGGGGATAATTTCTAAATTCACACCCATTTCACCTAACAAAAGCATAGTCCTTTTGTCTAAAATCACACCTTTTGTGAACTCGGATGCAAACTCCACAGATGCATAAATCGTAGATTCGTAACTTTCGGTGAATTCTTTTAGGTTTTTGCGAACAGGTGCTAAGGTTTTAAGCAAATCCCAAATATGATCCTGGACTGGAGAATCAGGTCCTAACTTAGAATTGAGCTGCCAATGACTTGGAATTGTCATATTTTCGATGTCTTTTACATCCGCACCGTGGTAATAATCCGGTTGGATGCCTAATTTCTCCGTGACTTCCAATGGCCGTAGTTTAGGTCCTGAGATGGCGAACATCGCCCACGATTTTGCTTCCCTTTGTGTTCCTGATTCCA encodes:
- a CDS encoding ZIP family metal transporter, coding for MLDFILSLHPVVLALLATGFTWFCTAFGAGFVFFFRTVPRPVFNAMLGFASGVMIAASFWSLLLPSIELSEQAGNPAWFHVSLGFLSGGLSLYFLHKLLPHLHVGLEENRLEGGRSSFQRSLLLILAITLHNIPEGLAVGVAFGALGDGFTYEALMAAVVVAFGIGIQNIPEGAAVSIPLLREGFSTRKSFWYGQLSGFVEPIGGLFGAALVFYVESLLPFALSFAAGAMIFVVVEELIPESHTGKETEMSTLGAMIGFVLMMALDVGLG
- a CDS encoding DUF6935 domain-containing protein, yielding MKKTLILTILFLFAASQAFAQNLTPRNVVVLPSEPTTIEEFKSSQSSIATTPEGAAAMLVLAISLYGKNQDLGTKTITLSVVSKNRQKSNKPSAVDGMDLGNGDKFLLGQLDKYKMLSNGYWKGAEPSNGYTPSLPLTVETYTNPYSGEESTGRIKLFVATRGASSFRPVTVEKDSDGLWRAKEMSSLFVGMMPAK
- a CDS encoding LA_2478/LA_2722/LA_4182 family protein is translated as MKKISFFLLILAPFFITAQTLKDAKEFQALSKKMCAKTSECMKEKLKDLPADQRKMIESQFVNGNVCESRYKNYVVEGQKPASDKPTKKLTKEDLEDMKKCARDMAAFSCADLEEGKVPESCEKFQEEN
- a CDS encoding amino acid--tRNA ligase-related protein; the encoded protein is MISLSKDTVIFRSQVFKMVREILFRNEFLEVDTPTLKPIVGMEPYLDPFEVRSPSGREKGYLITSPEYSLKQMMAKGLDRIFELAHTFRSGEMGSGFHSKEFLMLELYAKGMDDVVLRHFIEKFLRELVYTFGKEEDKKNINKPQWIRHLSVEEVFQQNVGHGFSKEDLLQTIITKKLTSSPVSELTHWQYEDLFFLVFLNLVEPKLGEGIVFLYDYPPECAALAKIVDGVAKRFEIYWDGLELANAFYELSDVEEQRKRFLEEQELRAKLGKEVFPMDEDFLLSLGSGFPDCAGISIGMDRLLLKLSGKHGLSEISPYWMEN
- a CDS encoding DUF4279 domain-containing protein, which produces MESGTQREAKSWAMFAISGPKLRPLEVTEKLGIQPDYYHGADVKDIENMTIPSHWQLNSKLGPDSPVQDHIWDLLKTLAPVRKNLKEFTESYESTIYASVEFASEFTKGVILDKRTMLLLGEMGVNLEIIPWELDETP